The following DNA comes from Caldicoprobacter guelmensis.
AGTACGGAGGTGTGACAATGGCACGAATTGCCGGTGTTGATCTGCCCAGGGAGAAGAGGGTGGAGATTGCTCTGACATATATTTATGGCATTGGCAGGGCAAAAGCCAATGAAATCTTGGCGGCTACAGGAGTCAATCCCGATACCAGGGTAAAGGATTTAACCGAAGAAGAAGTAGCCAAGTTAAGGGATTATATTGACAAAAATGTAAAGGTCGAAGGTGACCTGCGCAGGGAAGTTGCCCTTAACATAAAGAGATTAATAGAAATTGGCTGCTATAGAGGGATAAGGCATAGGAGAGGTTTGCCGGTTCGCGGGCAAAGGACGAGGTCCAATGCGCGTACCAGAAAAGGTCCGAGACCGGGTATTGGTACAAGAAAGAAGAAGCAGCAAGGAGGCGTGTGATAGATGGCAAGGCAAGCACGTAAAACCAAAAAGAGACGTGAAAGAAAGAATATAGAGCGGGGGATAGCCCATATTCAGTCGACTTTTAATAATACCATTGTGACTATAACTGATAATGCGGGCAATACCATTACATGGGCAAGCGCTGGTACTGTAGGTTTTACTGGTACGAAAAAAGGTACCCCTTATGCAGCGCAGTTAGCAGCGGAGTCGGCTGCCAAGGCTGCTATGGAACATGGCCTGAAGACGGTGGAGGTGCACGTAAAAGGCCCTGGAG
Coding sequences within:
- the rpsM gene encoding 30S ribosomal protein S13 — translated: MARIAGVDLPREKRVEIALTYIYGIGRAKANEILAATGVNPDTRVKDLTEEEVAKLRDYIDKNVKVEGDLRREVALNIKRLIEIGCYRGIRHRRGLPVRGQRTRSNARTRKGPRPGIGTRKKKQQGGV
- the rpsK gene encoding 30S ribosomal protein S11, whose product is MARQARKTKKRRERKNIERGIAHIQSTFNNTIVTITDNAGNTITWASAGTVGFTGTKKGTPYAAQLAAESAAKAAMEHGLKTVEVHVKGPGAGREAAIRSLQAAGLEVSLIKDVTPIPHNGCRPPKRRRV